In Patagioenas fasciata isolate bPatFas1 chromosome 18, bPatFas1.hap1, whole genome shotgun sequence, a genomic segment contains:
- the ENDOV gene encoding endonuclease V isoform X1 encodes MAEAPPDATRRRWAREQARLRAAVLARDTEPWQEEPSLAGLRRVGGVDLSYPKGDETRACASLVVLSFPELQVLYEDCRMVAVSTPYVAGFLAFREVPVLVEAVRRLQQEEPALQPQVLLVDGNGLLHPRGFGVACHLGVLTGLPCIGVAKNLLQVDGLVKDELHREQIRSLRREGDTFPLTGSSGRVLGMVLRSSKNSSRPLYISVGHKVCLETAVRVVRSCCRYRIPEPIRQADIRSREYIRKQLCSPLEAASSGPQSSAREAEPGD; translated from the exons ATGGCGGAAGCGCCGCCGGACGCCACGCGCCGCCGCTGGGCACG GGAGCAGGCCCGGCTGCGGGCCGCCGTGCTGGCCCGGGACACCGAGCCGTGGCAGGAGGAGCCGAGCCTGGCGGGGCTGCGGAGAGTGGGAGGCGTGGACTTGTCCTACCCCAAGGGAGACGAGACCCGCGCCTGCGCCTCCCTGGTCGTGCTCAGCTTCCCGGAGCTGCAG GTGCTGTACGAGGATTGCCGGATGGTGGCCGTGAGCACCCCGTACGTGGCTGGATTCTTGGCGTTCCGAGAGGtgcctgtgctggtggaagcCGTCCGGCGGCTGCAGCAGGAGGAGCCCGCGCTGCAGCCCCAG GTGCTTCTTGTAGATGGGAATGGCCTGCTCCATCCCAGAG GATTTGGTGTGGCCTGTCACCTCGGAGTCCTGACGGGTCTGCCGTGCATCGGCGTGGCCAAGAACCTGCTGCAGGTGGATGGCTTGGTCAAGGATGAGCTGCACAGAGAGCAG ATTCGTTCCCTGCGGAGGGAGGGAGACACGTTCCCGCTGACAGGCTCGTCGGGGAGGGTCCTGGGCATG GTCCTGCGCAGCTCCAAGAACAGCTCTAGGCCGCTTTATATCTCCGTGGGTCACAAGGTGTGCCTGGAGACAGCCGTGCGCGTGGTCAGGTCCTGCTGCCGGTACCGCATCCCGGAGCCCATCCGGCAG GCTGATATTAGATCGAGGGAGTATATTCGGAAGCAGCTGTGCTCACCGCTGGAGGCCGCGTCTTCTGGGCCACAGAG CAGCGCCAGGGAGGCGGAACCGGGTGATTAG
- the NPTX1 gene encoding neuronal pentraxin-1, which translates to MAGPPGTLLLLSLLPLLCLRGRGQGFGQTRFICTSVPLDGDMCAATAPGTGSAEELKSTVLQLRETVLQQKETIMNQKETIRELTAKLGRCESQSVLEGLPGEPKGGGAGRKGGFSKNTMGDLSRTPAAETLSQLGQTLQSLKTRLENLEQFSRMNSSSQTNNLKDILQNKIDDLEKQVLSRVNSLEEGKFNPKNESEERGKIESTLTSLHQRISDLEKGQKDNRPPDRFQLAFPLRTNYMYAKVKKSLPEMYAFSICMWIKSNASPGMGTPFSYAVPGQANELVLIEWGNNPMEILINDKVAKLPFVINDGKWHHICVTWTTRDGVWEAYQDGTQTGNGENLAPYHPIKPQGVLVLGQEQDTLGGGFDATQAFMGELAHFNVWDRKLSPGEVYGLATCSAKALSGNVIAWAEANIDIYGGATKWTFEACRQLN; encoded by the exons ATGGCCGGGCCCCCcggcaccctcctcctcctcagcctccTGCCGCTGCTCTGCCTGCGCGGCCGCGGGCAGGGCTTCGGGCAGACGCGCTTCATCTGCACCTCGGTGCCGCTGGACGGGGACATGTGCGCTGCCACCGCGCCGGGGACGGGCTCCGCCGAGGAGCTGAAGAGCACGGTGCTGCAGCTGCGGGAAACGGTGCTGCAGCAAAAGGAAACCATCATGAACCAGAAGGAGACCATCCGGGAGCTGACGGCCAAGCTGGGCCGGTGCGAGAGCCAGAGCGTGCTGGAGGGGCTGCCCGGCGAGCCcaagggcggcggggccggcaggAAGGGCGGGTTCTCCAAGAACACCATGGGGGACCTGTCGCGGACACCCGCGGCCGAGACCCTCAGCCAGCTCGGACAGACGCTGCAGTCCCTGAAGACCAGGCTGGAGAACCTGGAG CAGTTCAGCAGGATGAACTCCTCCAGCCAGACCAACAACCTGAAGGACATCCTGCAGAACAAAATCGACGACCTGGAGAAGCAGGTGCTGTCCCGGGTGAACAGCCTGGAGGAGGGAAAGTTCAACCCCAAGAACGAGTCCGAGGAGCGCGGCAAGATCGAGAGCACCCTCACATCGCTGCACCAGCGCATCAGCGACCTGGAGAAAG GCCAGAAGGACAACCGGCCCCCGGACAGGTTCCAGCTCGCCTTCCCGCTGCGCACCAACTACATGTACGCCAAGGTGAAGAAGAGCCTGCCCGAGATGTACGCCTTCAGCATCTGCATGTGGATCAAGTCCAACGCCTCCCCCGGCATGGGCACCCCCTTTTCCTATGCCGTGCCTGGGCAGGCTAACGAGCTGGTGCTCATTGAGTGGGGCAACAACCCCATGGAGATCCTCATCAACGACAAG GTGGCCAAACTGCCCTTTGTCATCAATGACGGCAAGTGGCACCACATCTGTGTCACCTGGACCACGCGGGATGGCGTGTGGGAAGCCTACCAGGACGGCACGCAGACCGGCAACGGCGAGAACCTGGCGCCCTACCACCCCATCAAGCCCCAGGGCGTCCTGGTCCTGGGCCAGGAGCAG GACACGCTGGGCGGCGGGTTCGACGCCACGCAGGCCTTCATGGGGGAGCTGGCGCACTTCAACGTGTGGGACAGGAAGCTGAGCCCCGGGGAGGTGTACGGCCTGGCCACCTGCAGCGCCAAGGCGCTCTCGGGAAACGTCATCGCCTGGGCAGAGGCCAACATCGACATCTACGGCGGGGCCACCAAATGGACTTTTGAGGCCTGTCGCCAGCTCAACTAG
- the ENDOV gene encoding endonuclease V isoform X2 — protein MAEAPPDATRRRWAREQARLRAAVLARDTEPWQEEPSLAGLRRVGGVDLSYPKGDETRACASLVVLSFPELQVLYEDCRMVAVSTPYVAGFLAFREVPVLVEAVRRLQQEEPALQPQVLLVDGNGLLHPRGFGVACHLGVLTGLPCIGVAKNLLQVDGLVKDELHREQIRSLRREGDTFPLTGSSGRVLGMVLRSSKNSSRPLYISVGHKVCLETAVRVVRSCCRYRIPEPIRQADIRSREYIRKQLCSPLEAASSGPQSAREAEPGD, from the exons ATGGCGGAAGCGCCGCCGGACGCCACGCGCCGCCGCTGGGCACG GGAGCAGGCCCGGCTGCGGGCCGCCGTGCTGGCCCGGGACACCGAGCCGTGGCAGGAGGAGCCGAGCCTGGCGGGGCTGCGGAGAGTGGGAGGCGTGGACTTGTCCTACCCCAAGGGAGACGAGACCCGCGCCTGCGCCTCCCTGGTCGTGCTCAGCTTCCCGGAGCTGCAG GTGCTGTACGAGGATTGCCGGATGGTGGCCGTGAGCACCCCGTACGTGGCTGGATTCTTGGCGTTCCGAGAGGtgcctgtgctggtggaagcCGTCCGGCGGCTGCAGCAGGAGGAGCCCGCGCTGCAGCCCCAG GTGCTTCTTGTAGATGGGAATGGCCTGCTCCATCCCAGAG GATTTGGTGTGGCCTGTCACCTCGGAGTCCTGACGGGTCTGCCGTGCATCGGCGTGGCCAAGAACCTGCTGCAGGTGGATGGCTTGGTCAAGGATGAGCTGCACAGAGAGCAG ATTCGTTCCCTGCGGAGGGAGGGAGACACGTTCCCGCTGACAGGCTCGTCGGGGAGGGTCCTGGGCATG GTCCTGCGCAGCTCCAAGAACAGCTCTAGGCCGCTTTATATCTCCGTGGGTCACAAGGTGTGCCTGGAGACAGCCGTGCGCGTGGTCAGGTCCTGCTGCCGGTACCGCATCCCGGAGCCCATCCGGCAG GCTGATATTAGATCGAGGGAGTATATTCGGAAGCAGCTGTGCTCACCGCTGGAGGCCGCGTCTTCTGGGCCACAGAG CGCCAGGGAGGCGGAACCGGGTGATTAG